One Onychostoma macrolepis isolate SWU-2019 chromosome 10, ASM1243209v1, whole genome shotgun sequence genomic region harbors:
- the il2rga gene encoding interleukin 2 receptor, gamma a, with translation MTLLLVGLFLGNIPSFAFSASSQPKINCLIINLEYVNCTWTEQVHNYSFKSMFTHAEILDCPNYLRIDGTRNINVGCVFPCEKAQRFNTLKTWLYSDNGSLVTEQEHNLKAYVKLYPPVNLSVVEKTDTELWLYWNITKNDRECTESEVRHRTDNNAWKNTTPGHRTSFSLPFPSNKRYEFQVRARIESSCGESKFWSDWSEPVYWGYLKTNNTTDPVNMSVMSLVLCTAGATVILVMLSCLLVHSERLRIILIPVVPNAGRNVSNYLAALFDNYDGNVEKWLSMPKDLENGFKPNFTERACPVREYRIVSQSSTDSESILSNPTDLSPDYQCMHSYSSASTIPGSSETIQTEDLPQVDNAV, from the exons ATGACATTACTTTTAGTTGGTCTTTTCCTTGGGAACATTCCTTCATTTGCATTTTCTGCATCATCCCAGCCAA AAATTAACTGCCTTATCATAAATCTGGAGTATGTTAATTGCACATGGACTGAGCAAGTGCACAATTACAGTTTCAAGAGCAT GTTTACTCATGCAGAAATTCTGGATTGTCCAAACTATCTCAGGATTGATGGAACACGGAACATTAACGTGGGCTGCGTGTTCCCCTGTGAAAAAGCACAACGGTTTAATACGTTAAAAACATGGCTGTACAGTGACAATGGCAGTTTGGTGACAGAGCAGGAACATAATCTGAAAGCATATG TGAAGCTTTACCCTCCGGTCAACCTGTCTGTGGTGGAGAAAACAGACACTGAACTGTGGCTGTACTGGAATATTACAAAGAACGACAGAGAGTGCACTGAGAGTGAAGTTCGTCACAGGACGGACAACAATGCCTGGAAG AACACCACTCCAGGCCACAGGACCTCCTTCAGTTTGCCTTTTCCCTCAAATAAACGCTATGAGTTCCAGGTCAGGGCTCGAATAGAGTCATCCTGCGGAGAGTCCAAGTTTTGGAGCGACTGGAGTGAGCCTGTCTACTGGGGATATTTAAAGACAAACAACACCACAG ATCCGGTTAACATGTCTGTGATGTCACTGGTGCTGTGTACAGCGGGAGCCACAGTAATTCTTGTCATGCTGTCCTGCTTGCTCGTCCATAGTGAGAG GTTAAGAATCATTTTAATACCAGTGGTACCAAATGCAGGACGAAATGTAAGCAATTACCTTGCAGCCCTTTTTGACAATTATGATGGCAATGTTGAG AAATGGCTGTCCATGCCTAAAGACTTGGAGAACGGCTTCAAACCCAATTTCACAGAGCGTGCCTGTCCTGTGCGTGAGTACAGGATAGTGTCCCAGTCCAGCACTGACAGCGAAAGCATCCTCTCAAACCCAACAGACCTGTCGCCAGATTACCAGTGCATGCATAGCTACTCATCAGCCTCCACCATACCTGGATCTTCTGAAACCATACAAACCGAAGATCTACCGCAAGTGGATAATGCAGTCTAA
- the si:dkey-18a10.3 gene encoding heat shock factor protein 1 → MKHSHCVPAFVSKLWTLVEAPSKNDLICWSQDGCSFLVQDEQRFSKEVLPLYFKHSNMTSFVRQLNMYGFHKVVHMDTGLPKADNQVNCVEFQHENFRRAQPHLLGLIHRKVSVSRGVEEGGQVSQVLIQVSHVRGWQDSSDLKLVALCRDNESLWRELDSLKQNYQHQHKIIRKIIKFIINIVQSNGIKGCKRRLPMIDNSGEFQSAPKYARSFSMNPTLTTSPLQEIPSLQELDASPADVYSHGMILSDITHLLDPTPEPSREPVTQSFPATQTTFLSSTSPTLPSMELALTLLDDPAAQESEEIPSERNDVSDPLALIDSSLAAIRSCSPPSPDLDNFSKILSPSCHISAVKDSNTNTESKQRSQNEADALPHTDTVTQQQSLQQNADPEQECYDSGEYSDILPSLLQLVQEASSLSFSNTTLPLELSFVM, encoded by the exons ATGAAACACAGCCACTGCGTCCCAGCTTTTGTCAGCAAACTTTGGACACTTGTAGAGGCTCCGTCAAAGAACGACCTGATCTGCTGGAGCCAA GATGGCTGCAGTTTTCTTGTCCAGGATGAACAGCGGTTCAGCAAGGAAGTCCTGCCTCTTTACTTCAAACATAGCAACATGACCAGCTTTGTGCGCCAGCTCAACATGT ATGGCTTCCACAAAGTGGTACACATGGACACTGGCTTGCCTAAAGCTGACAACCAGGTTAATTGTGTCGAGTTTCAGCACGAGAACTTCCGGAGAGCTCAACCTCATCTGTTGGGCCTCATCCACAGGAAG GTTTCAGTTAGCCGTGGAGTTGAAGAGGGAGGGCAGGTGTCTCAGGTACTCATTCAGGTTAGTCATGTCAGAGGCTGGCAAGACTCCTCAGACCTCAAACTCGTGGCTTTGTGCAG GGATAATGAGAGCTTGTGGAGAGAACTGGACTCATTAAAACAGAACTATCAGCATCAGCACAAAATCATACGCAAG ATTATAAAGTTCATCATCAACATCGTTCAGTCAAATGGGATAAAAGGTTGCAAAAGAAGACT CCCCATGATCGACAATTCTGGGGAGTTTCAGTCCGCACCGAAATATGCCCGTTCCTTCAGTATGAATCCCACCCTTACCACTTCCCCCCTCCAAGAGATCCCTTCATTGCAAGAG CTGGATGCGTCACCGGCTGATGTGTACTCACATGGCATGATCCTCTCTGACATCACCCACCTACTGGATCCCACACCTGAGCCTAGCAG AGAGCCAGTAACACAAAGCTTCCCTGCAACTCAAACCACATTTTTATCTTCAACCTCCCCTACTCTTCCCTCCATGGAGCTGGCGTTGACTTTGCTAGATGACCCAGCTGCCCAGGAGTCTGAGGAAATACCCTCTGAAAG AAATGATGTGTCTGATCCACTGGCGCTAATTGACTCCAGTTTAGCAGCGATCCGCTCATGCTCTCCACCCTCACCAGACCTGGACAATTTCAGCAAG ATCCTTAGTCCTAGCTGCCACATCTCTGCTGTTAAAGACTCAAACACAAACACCGAGAGCAAACAGAGAAGCCAGAATGAAGCCGATGCGCTACCTCACACCGACACAG TTACACAGCAGCAGAGCCTGCAACAAAATGCAGACCCGGAGCAGGAGTGCTACGATAGTGGAGAGTATTCGGATATCTTACCATCCCTTCTGCAGCTGGTGCAGGAAGCATCTAGCCTCTCCTTCAGTAACACTACACTGCCTTTAGAGCTCTCTTTTGTCATGTAA
- the cfap298 gene encoding cilia- and flagella-associated protein 298 encodes MVQLHVKRGDETQFLFNTTVDVSIETLTQQVSPIYNGRLKVDRICSEIPELADHGVSLPPNMQGLTDDQIMELKLKDEWEDRCIPSGGAEFKKDELGRRNGHAPNKKMKEVLRKTVEEAKALISKKQVEANVCVTMDLVKEALDQLRGAVMIVYPMGLPPHDPIRMEFENQEDLTGTQASLLVIPEEEAQLWWASKELQRGKKLQDYVGKNEKTKMIVKIQKRGQGAPAREPLVNEEEQKKMMLHYYKRQEELKKLEETDNDSYLQSDWSDRQALKRQFQGLANIKWGPR; translated from the exons ATGGTTCAGCTGCACGTCAAACGAGGAGATGAGACTCAGTTTCTCTTCAATACTACAGTGGATGTCTCGATTGAGACACTGACCCAGCAGGTCAGCCCCATCTATAATGGAAGATTAAAAGTGGACAGGATCTGCTCTG AAATTCCAGAGCTGGCAGATCATGGTGTCTCTCTTCCACCTAATATGCAAGGCCTGACCGATGATCAGATCATGGAGCTCAAACTAAAGGATGAATGGGAAGACCGTTGTATTCCCAGCGGTGGTGCTGAGTTTAAGAAGGATGAGCTCGGACGTCGAAATGGACATG CTCCAAACAAGAAGATGAAAGAAGTTTTAAGGAAAACAGTGGAGGAAGCCAAAGCTTTAATCTCAAAA AAACAAGTGGAAGCGAATGTCTGTGTTACCATGGATTTGGTCAAAGAGGCTTTGGACCAGTTGCGAGGAGCTGTGATGATAGTTTATCCAATGGGGCTGCCTCCACATGATCCAATAAGGATGGAGTTTGAAAATCAAGAGGATCTTACTGGAACACAG GCCTCATTACTGGTGATCCCAGAAGAAGAGGCTCAGCTGTGGTGGGCGTCTAAAGAACTGCAGAGGGGCAAAAAGCTGCAGGATTATGTTGggaaaaatgagaaaacaaaaatgattgtGAAAATTCAGAAA AGAGGCCAAGGTGCACCAGCGCGAGAACCACTAGTGAATGAAGAGGAACAAAAAAAGATGATGCTGCATTATTACAAGAGGCAGGAAGAACTAAAA AAACTAGAAGAGACAGATAATGACTCGTATCTTCAGTCGGATTGGTCAGACAGACAGGCCCTAAAAAGACAGTTCCAGGGACTCGCAAATATCAAATGGGGCCCAAGATAG